A genomic stretch from Candidatus Schekmanbacteria bacterium includes:
- a CDS encoding YjbQ family protein — MLKKITVRSKQRNELIDITKEVMSAVKESKVRSGICSVYIPHTTAGVTINENADPSVKADIISELNRLIPLSGRFTHSEGNSDAHVKASLVGSSVNVIIEDGSLLLGTWQGIYFCEFDGSRTRTVYIKIISG; from the coding sequence TTGCTAAAAAAAATAACTGTCAGGAGCAAGCAACGGAACGAGTTAATCGACATAACAAAGGAAGTTATGTCGGCGGTCAAAGAATCAAAAGTAAGGAGCGGCATCTGCTCTGTTTATATCCCTCACACAACAGCAGGGGTCACTATAAATGAAAATGCAGACCCATCCGTAAAAGCAGATATCATAAGTGAGCTTAACAGACTCATCCCATTATCAGGCAGATTCACCCATTCCGAGGGAAACTCGGATGCCCATGTAAAAGCATCTCTTGTTGGCTCATCAGTAAACGTAATAATCGAAGATGGCAGTCTCCTCCTCGGAACATGGCAGGGTATTTACTTCTGCGAATTCGACGGAAGCAGAACACGGACAGTGTATATAAAAATCATCAGCGGATAA